A single Hippocampus zosterae strain Florida chromosome 1, ASM2543408v3, whole genome shotgun sequence DNA region contains:
- the kcnip4a gene encoding Kv channel-interacting protein 4 isoform X1, protein MDTRRRVLTISARVDAALSSVGHPSIVHGRGVRACLMRLLPCAAAKSPSGAGQSNVEDELELSAVRHRPEGLGQLEAQTRFSRKELQILYRGFKNECPSGVVNEETFKDIYAQFFPQGDASTYAHFLFNAFDTDHNGSVSFEDFVMGLSILLRGTIQEKLKWAFNLYDINKDGYITKEEMLDIMKAIYDMMGKCTYPVLKEETPRQHVEVFFQKMDKNKDGVVTIDEFIDCCQNDENIMRSMHLFENVL, encoded by the exons GTCACCCATCGATCGTTCACGGGCGCGGGGTGAGGGCTTGCCTCATGAGGCTGCTCCCATGCGCCGCCGCCAAGTCGCCGTCTGGCGCCGGACAAAGCAA CGTTGAAGATGAGCTGGAACTGTCAGCCGTGCGCCACCGGCCCGAAGGTTTGGGACAGCTGGAGGCGCAGACGCGCTTCTCCCGCAAGGAGCTGCAGATCCTCTACCGCGGTTTTAAGAAC GAATGTCCGAGTGGCGTCGTCAATGAGGAAACCTTCAAAGACATTTACGCCCAGTTCTTCCCGCAAGGAG aCGCGTCGACGTACGCTCACTTCCTGTTCAACGCCTTTGACACGGATCACAATGGCTCCGTGAGCTTTGAGGACTTTGTGATGGGTCTTTCCATCCTACTGCGGGGCACCATTCAAGAGAAACTCAAGTGGGCTTTCAACCTCTACGACATCAATAAAGACGGTTACATCACCAAAGAG GAGATGCTCGACATCATGAAGGCCATCTACGACATGATGGGCAAGTGCACGTATCCCGTGCTCAAAGAGGAGACTCCGCGCCAGCATGTGGAAGTATTCTTTCAG AAGATGGATAAGAACAAAGACGGCGTGGTGACCATCGACGAGTTCATCGACTGCTGCCAAAAT GACGAAAACATCATGCGCTCCATGCACCTCTTTGAAAACGTCCTTTAA
- the sec24d gene encoding protein transport protein Sec24D: MSQQGYVATPPYSQAQPGLGGYQGGFGSAPAQPHYGHYGGAPPPATALLKPPVSSGTGLPPHPGSGPYNPNSQQNGAPMQRYPPATYSQPPQQSYNSMASPAPPPPMQLTNQMGTMNLGNYGPVQSAPSATSPVAQQPFRGPPPPATAQPSMQHQMGPAQPPMQHQMAPAQPPMQHQMAPAQPPMQHQMGPAQPPMQHQMAPPTSMSMGRPFPGPPPPAAPGGFHQPGLGPAGPPGYPQQTGPFMGGHMAGPQPGGFPGGLGPQPGPPQKKLDLDSIPSTTQVIEDDQARHGGQVYSTNIRGQVPPLVTTNFTVQDQGHASPRFIRCTTYSLPCTAELAKQCQVPLACIVKPFARLPNNETPLYLVNHGESGPIRCNRCKAYMCPYMQFIDGGRRYQCAFCSCVNEVPVFYFQHLDHMGRRVDFYERAELSLGSYEMVATLDYCKNNKPPKPPAYIFMIDVSYNNIKSGLVRLICDELKTLLDKLPREDGAESSAIQVGFATYNKTLHFYNVKSSLSQPQMMVVSDMTEMYVPLPDGFLVNFQESRALVCNLLSQIPDMFTDTNESETVFAPIIQAGVEAFKEADCSGKLFVFHSSMPTAEAPGKLKNRDDKKLVNTDKEKTLFQPLKGTYEQLSKDCVAQGCCVDLFLFPNQYVDVATMADVPSHTGGSVFKYNNFQVDTDGEHFLRDLRKEVQKSIGFDAVMRVRTSTGFRATDFFGAIHMNNTTDVEMAAVDCDKVVTVEFKHDDALSEETGAFIQCALLYTTVGGQRRLRILNLGLNCSTHLSELYKSCETDALVNFFAKSAYRAILNQPLKNVRDILVNQTAHMLACYRKNCASASVASQLILPDAMKVFPVYMNSLMKTAPLTGSTELATDERAHQRLAVMAMAVEDTQLLLYPRLIPLHNMDVGSEVSPTPVRCSEERLADGGVFLLENGQALFLWLGQASPPDMIQGLFNVPSLAHLQAHMCVLPELDNPLSKKVRSIINDLLEKRPRSMKLHIVKQKDKPEMMFRQFLVEDKGLHGGTSYLDFLCHVHREIRQLLT, translated from the exons ATGAGTCAGCAGGGTTATGTTGCCACACCCCCGTACTCCCAGGCCCAGCCGGGCTTGGGGGGCTACCAAGGTGGATTCGGCTCCGCTCCTGCGCAGCCCCACTACGGACACTATGGAGGAGCGCCGCCGCCTGCCACAG CTCTGCTGAAACCGCCGGTGTCCTCGGGTACTGGTCTGCCTCCACATCCCGGGTCCGGTCCGTACAATCCAAACAGCCAGCAGAACGGGGCTCCTATGCAAAG GTATCCCCCAGCCACTTACAGTCAACCTCCACAGCAGTCATACAACAGCATGGCCTCTCCAGCACCGCCTCCACCAATGCAGCTCACCAATCAGATGGGCACCATGAACTTGGGCAACTACG GGCCCGTTCAGAGCGCCCCATCTGCAACGAGCCCCGTTGCGCAGCAGCCTTTCCGGggacctcctcctccagctacGGCGCAGCCCTCCATGCAACATCAGATGGGCCCGGCACAGCCCCCCATGCAACATCAGATGGCCCCGGCGCAGCCTCCCATGCAACATCAGATGGCCCCGGCGCAACCTCCCATGCAACATCAGATGGGCCCGGCGCAGCCTCCCATGCAACATCAGATGGCCCCACCGACGAGCATGTCCATGGGTCGACCCTTCCCCGGACCGCCTCCTCCTGCAGCTCCCGGAGGGTTCCATCAGCCTGGACTTGGGCCTGCTGGTCCTCCTGGATACCCGCAACAAACAG GTCCGTTTATGGGAGGCCACATGGCAGGACCTCAGCCAGGGGGCTTCCCAGGAGGACTTGGCCCACAACCTGGTCCGCCCCAGAAGAAACTGGATCTGGACTCCATCCCCAGCACC ACCCAAGTGATTGAGGACGACCAAGCCAGACACGGAGGACAAGTCTACAGCACCAACATCCGAGGACAAGTCCCACCTCTGGTCACCACCAACTTCACGGTACAAGACCAAG GCCACGCCAGTCCCAGGTTCATCCGTTGCACCACCTACTCCTTACCGTGTACTGCCGAGCTGGCCAAACAGTGCCAGGTGCCCCTGGCATGCATTGTCAAACCCTTTGCTCGTTTGCCCAACAATGAG ACTCCGTTGTACCTGGTGAACCACGGCGAAAGCGGTCCCATCCGCTGCAACCGCTGCAAGGCCTACATGTGTCCGTACATGCAGTTCATCGACGGCGGCCGCCGCTACCAGTGCGCTTTCTGCAGCTGCGTCAATGAAG TGCCCGTCTTCTACTTCCAACATCTGGATCACATGGGCCGGCGGGTGGACTTTTACGAGCGAGCCGAGCTGTCGCTGGGATCTTACGAGATGGTCGCCACGCTGGACTACTGCAAG AACAACAAGCCTCCCAAGCCGCCCGCCTACATCTTCATGATCGATGTGTCCTACAACAACATCAAGAGCGGGCTGGTCAGGCTCATTTGTGACGAGCTGAAGACGCTACTGGACAAGCTGCCCAG GGAGGACGGTGCTGAGAGCTCAGCCATTCAGGTCGGCTTTGCCACCTACAACAAGACACTCCACTTCTACAACGTCAAGAGCTCCCTGTCGCAGCCGCAGATGATGGTGGTGTCCGACATGACCGAGATGTACGTGCCGCTTCCCGACGGCTTTCTGGTCAACTTCCAGGAGTCCAGGGCGCTCGTCTGCAA CCTCCTGAGCCAGATCCCCGACATGTTTACGGACACCAACGAGAGCGAAACAGTCTTTGCTCCCATCATCCAAGCTGGTGTGGAGGCGTTCAAG GAAGCGGACTGCAGCGGCAAGCTGTTCGTCTTCCACTCATCCATGCCCACTGCCGAGGCTCCTGGCAAGCTGAAGAACAGGGACGACAAAAAGCTGGTGAACACAGACAAAGAGAAGACGCTGTTCCAGCCGCTCAAGGGCACGTACGAGCAACTCTCCAAGGACTGTGTGGCTCAGGGCTGCTGCGTGGACCTCTTCCTTTTCCCCAACCAGTACGTGGACGTGGCCACCATGGCCGACGTGCCGTCGCACACGGGAGGCTCGGTCTTCAAATACAACAACTTCCAG GTGGACACGGACGGCGAGCACTTCCTGCGAGACCTGAGGAAGGAAGTGCAGAAGAGCATCGGGTTTGACGCAGTCATGCGAGTTCGTACCAGTACAG GTTTCAGAGCCACCGACTTCTTCGGCGCCATCCACATGAACAACACCACCGACGTGGAGATGGCGGCGGTGGACTGCGACAAGGTGGTGACGGTGGAGTTCAAGCACGACGACGCGCTCAGCGAGGAGACGGGCGCCTTCATCCAG TGCGCCTTGCTGTACACCACGGTGGGCGGGCAGCGGCGTCTGCGTATCCTCAACCTCGGACTCAACTGCAGCACGCACTTGTCCGAGCTCTACAAGAGCTGCGAGACCGACGCGCTCGTTAACTTCTTTGCCAAATCTG CCTACCGCGCCATCCTCAACCAGCCCTTGAAGAACGTGCGGGACATTCTGGTCAACCAGACGGCCCACATGCTGGCCTGCTACAGGAAGAACTGCGCCAGTGCTTCGGTCGCCAGCCAG CTGATCCTGCCGGATGCCATGAAGGTGTTCCCGGTCTACATGAACAGCCTGATGAAAACGGCTCCCCTGACCGGCAGCACGGAGCTTGCGACGGACGAGCGCGCCCATCAGAGGCTCGCCGTCATGGCCATGGCGGTGGAGGACACCCAGCTGCTGCTCTACCCACGCCTCATCCCGCTG caCAACATGGATGTCGGCAGTGAGGTCTCACCTACCCCGGTTCGCTGCTCCGAGGAACGGCTGGCAGACGGCGGCGTGTTCCTGCTGGAGAACGGCCAGGCCTTGTTTCTGTGGCTGGGCCAGGCTAGCCCCCCCGACATGATCCAGGGTCTCTTCAATGTGCCCTCGCTCGCCCACTTGCAGGCCCACATG TGCGTGCTGCCGGAGTTGGACAACCCGCTGTCCAAGAAGGTCCGATCTATCATTAATGACCTTTTGGAAAAGAGGCCCAGATCGATGAAG CTTCACATTGTGAAGCAAAAGGACAAGCCCGAGATGATGTTCCGCCAATTCCTGGTGGAGGACAAAGGCTTGCACGGCGGCACCTCTTACCTGGACTTCCTTTGCCACGTTCACCGGGAGATCAGACAACTGctcacctaa